The sequence CTCACCTTCGACGAGGACGGCGCTATCGAGTCGGCCAACCCGGCCGCCGAGCGGATGTTTGGCTACGAGGCCGGGACGCTGCTCGGTCTGTCCATCCATGCGCTGCTGCCCTCGCCGTCGGACCGCGCAGCCCGCAGTGCCGCAGGCGAGGTGCGTCCGCTGGACTGGCTGGCCGAGGAAGCCGTGGGATGCCGCGCCGACGGGACGACGTTCCCGATGCGGCTTTCGCTGAGCCAGATTGCGCAGCCGACCGGGACGCTCTACACCGGCTTCGTGCGCGATGTCACCGAGCAGCGTACGCTCGAACGGGAGGTGCTCCGCATCGCCGACGAGGAGCGCCTCCGCATCGGGCAAGACCTTCACGACGGTCTCGGGCAACTGCTCACCGGCACAGCGATGATCGCGCAGAGCGTGGCCCGCAAGCTGAACCGGGACGACCGCCCAGAGGCCGGACAGGCCGAAGAGGTCGTGGCGCTCCTGCGCCAAGCCGACGCGCAGGCCCGCGCCCTCGCCCGCGGTCTGGTGCCCGTCGATTTGGAGGCGAACGGCCTCCAGGCCGCCCTGCAGCGGCTCGCGGCCAACGCCACGCACTTCTTCGAGGTGGCGTGCACGATGACGTGCCGAGGCACGCTGCCCACCTCGCTTCCCGAGACGGTGCCGATCCACGTCTTCCGGATCGCCCAGGAGGCGGTGTCGAACGCGGTCCGTCACGGCAAGGCCGACCAGGTCACCATCGACTTGGGCTACGAGCCAAGCCGGGTCACGCTCCAGGTCACGGACGATGGGCGCGGCTACCCCGCGAGCGTGCCGCAGTCCTCGGGGCCGCCCTCGGATCCGCCGTTCGACAACCGGGGCATGGGCGTCCGCATCATGCGCTACCGCGCCCATCTGCTCGGTGGGCGCTTCGAGATCCGTCCCGGCAACGAGGGCGGCACCGTGGTGTCCTGCACCGTCCCGCTAGACCCGTAGCTCCTTCTCATCAACGCCGAGGACCATGCCTACTCGCATTCTCATCGTGGACGACCACCCGGTCATGCGCAGGGGGCTCGTCTACGCGCTCGAAGACGATCCAGACCTGGAGGTGGTGGGGCAGACCGCCGACGCCGAAGCGGCCGTCGCCCGCCTCGACGAGCTCGCCCCGGACCTCGCCGTTGTCGACGTCTCGCTGCCGGGCATGAACGGCCTCGAACTGGTGAAGCAGTTCGCCCACCTGCGCCCCGGCCTGCTCGTGCTGATCGTGTCGCGGCACGACGAGGCGCTCTACGCCGAGCGCGCCCTTCGCGCGGGCGCGCGGGGCTATGTCTCGAAGCTCAACGCCATCGACGAGATCGTGCGCGCCGTCCGGCGAGTGCTCGACGGCGGGATCTACCTCTCCGAGGCGCTCAAGGACCACCTCCTCCTCCGTGCTGCCACCGGTGCCTCCGGCCCGGCCTCCTTCTTCGAGTCGCTCTCCGACCGTGAACTGGAGGTGTTCGAGATGACTGGCCGTGGCCTACCCACCCGTGAGATTGCCGACCGGCTGCACCTGTCGATGAAGACGGTCGAGAGCTACCGCACGCGCATCAAGGGCAAGCTAGGCTACGAGAGTGGCACGGAGCTGATCAAGCACGCCATCCGCTGGGTGGAAGGCGAGGGCGCGACGTGAGCGCAAGTCCCAGCTGTCGCGTGAGAAAAACCCCGACAGCAGCTGGGCAGTGGCCCCGGCGGTCCATGCGGCAGCGGCCTGCTCCTGCATCCGATCCATCCCTCCCATATTGCTTCAACCCGTTGCGCGAGAAGCGTGTAGCGCAGGAGGCACGCGCGGCCGCCGTACGACAGCCTGCTCCTCACCCTCCGGAGTTGCCATGACCGACCCCGTCCCCCTTCCGCAAACGAACACGGCGAGCGACCTCGGTACGCTCATGGTGCCGGTGGGGTCGGACTCCCCTTCAACGCACCCGTCGGAAGACGCCGCGTTGCGCACGGCAGCCTGGCTGGCCCGGCAAGGCGGTAGCCGGGTGGTGCTCGTGCGCGTCGCGGCGGTGCCGGAAGACTGGTCCTTGTGGGAGCCCGAAGACGCACGGGCCGCCGCCACCTCGCGGCATGCCGACGAGCGGCGGGTGGACCGGCTCGTCGCCGCGGCGCAGCGGCTCTACTACGCGGGGCTCTCCGTCGAAGTCGATGTGATTCGCCGGGTCGATGTGCCCGCCGGGATCGCCGAGGCGGCGGCTGACGTCGAGGCGGATCTTGTGGTGATGGGGGCGCCGTGCCTCGGGCGCCATGAGGTGCAGTCGTTCTCCTGCAAAGTCGCCCAGGTCGTGGAGCGGAGTGGGCGCGGCGTGCTGGCTGTGTACCGCGCCGAGTCGCCGCGCGTCCCCACGGCGCTCCGGCACCTCGTGCTGGTACGGCCCGAAGCGGCGGCGACCTCACTTGTCGGCGACCTGGTGGGTGCCCTGGCTGCTCAGCAGCGCGCCTCGGTGGACCTCGTTACGGTCCGCGAGACCGCCTCGCAGCCACTGAAGGCGCAGCCACTGAAGGCGCAGCCACTGAAGGCGCAGCCACTGAAGGCGGAGCCACGAGCAGAAGGGGGGACAGCGCGCATCGTAGTCGATGATCTCGACGTGGCGCTGGAGGTGGCGTCTGGTCGAGGCGCAGACCTGGTGCTGGTGGACGGCGGTTACGGGTTCGAGGCGCTGGTGCAGGCAGGGGTCGTCACCCACGCTCGGCGGGGAGGGGACTGGGTGTTCGCGTTTCCTTCGCGGTCCGGCAGCGAGAGGGCTGGGCGATAGGGCAACGAGAGGGACGATGGCTGGAGGGTGCCGCTGCGTTGTAGTCGGCGCCCCCACAACCTGGGCGCGGGTGGTCCCACAGCGCGGCCCGCCGTCGGCTCTCGTTGGGGCCGGGCGCAGCCGCGATGTTGAG comes from Bacteroidota bacterium and encodes:
- a CDS encoding response regulator transcription factor, with translation MPTRILIVDDHPVMRRGLVYALEDDPDLEVVGQTADAEAAVARLDELAPDLAVVDVSLPGMNGLELVKQFAHLRPGLLVLIVSRHDEALYAERALRAGARGYVSKLNAIDEIVRAVRRVLDGGIYLSEALKDHLLLRAATGASGPASFFESLSDRELEVFEMTGRGLPTREIADRLHLSMKTVESYRTRIKGKLGYESGTELIKHAIRWVEGEGAT
- a CDS encoding PAS domain S-box protein, translated to MSRPSSIQRLLRQVILTELGLRAATKEGVEALADHTAHAVADACRASLVGVFELREGALHLLAGVGWPPYLAVQAIVCNDDPHLAKILAADEPVSLPDVVPRGLSRAGIESGLSVRVGDADAPLGVLGTYKLDRSGVDDEVPEFLDAVAQVLARALEQAHTEAALRESEARMRAILKGSADGLLTFDEDGAIESANPAAERMFGYEAGTLLGLSIHALLPSPSDRAARSAAGEVRPLDWLAEEAVGCRADGTTFPMRLSLSQIAQPTGTLYTGFVRDVTEQRTLEREVLRIADEERLRIGQDLHDGLGQLLTGTAMIAQSVARKLNRDDRPEAGQAEEVVALLRQADAQARALARGLVPVDLEANGLQAALQRLAANATHFFEVACTMTCRGTLPTSLPETVPIHVFRIAQEAVSNAVRHGKADQVTIDLGYEPSRVTLQVTDDGRGYPASVPQSSGPPSDPPFDNRGMGVRIMRYRAHLLGGRFEIRPGNEGGTVVSCTVPLDP
- a CDS encoding universal stress protein encodes the protein MTDPVPLPQTNTASDLGTLMVPVGSDSPSTHPSEDAALRTAAWLARQGGSRVVLVRVAAVPEDWSLWEPEDARAAATSRHADERRVDRLVAAAQRLYYAGLSVEVDVIRRVDVPAGIAEAAADVEADLVVMGAPCLGRHEVQSFSCKVAQVVERSGRGVLAVYRAESPRVPTALRHLVLVRPEAAATSLVGDLVGALAAQQRASVDLVTVRETASQPLKAQPLKAQPLKAQPLKAEPRAEGGTARIVVDDLDVALEVASGRGADLVLVDGGYGFEALVQAGVVTHARRGGDWVFAFPSRSGSERAGR